A part of Drosophila bipectinata strain 14024-0381.07 chromosome 3L, DbipHiC1v2, whole genome shotgun sequence genomic DNA contains:
- the LOC108132647 gene encoding uncharacterized protein isoform X1, giving the protein MHARFADPEPASPDSPDRIDTESLETRIEAFKQNPQNMAALREVLDDVVQRAESEANRRAVESQKSQQGKEKRQSFAIPDFKNGKVVNRARGFVVRIFDAICNCANNNAAAATTRFKLRSNSGGGGGGGGAGGNTSKRQQSQDEPETLALTKKKPAGEGKKKKGVSMADDVQAGVRLVD; this is encoded by the exons ATGCATGCAAGATTCGCGGATCCCGAGCCTGCGTCCCCGGACAGTCCGGACAGGATTGATACGGAATCGCTGGAGACGAGGATCGAGGCTTTCAAGCAGAATCCCCAGAATATGGCAGCTCTGCGGGAAGTGCTCGACGACGTGGTCCAGCGGGCCGAGTCGGAGGCCAACAGGCGAGCCGTTGAGAGCCAGAAATCGCAACAG GGCAAGGAGAAGCGCCAGA GTTTCGCCATACCAGATTTTAAGAACGGCAAGGTGGTGAACCGAGCCCGCGGCTTTGTGGTGCGCATCTTCGATGCCATCTGCAACTGTGCCAACAACAATGCTGCGGCGGCCACGACGCGTTTCAAGCTGCGGAGCAacagtggcggcggcggcggcggaggaggagctggCGGCAACACTAGCAAGCGTCAGCAATCCCAGGACGAGCCGGAGACCCTGGCCCTGACCAAGAAGAAGCCGGCCGGAGAGGGCAAGAAGAAGAAGGGCGTCAGCATGGCCGACGACGTGCAGGCCGGCGTGCGACTTGTGGACTAA
- the LOC108132647 gene encoding uncharacterized protein isoform X2: protein MHARFADPEPASPDSPDRIDTESLETRIEAFKQNPQNMAALREVLDDVVQRAESEANRRAVESQKSQQGKEKRQNFKNGKVVNRARGFVVRIFDAICNCANNNAAAATTRFKLRSNSGGGGGGGGAGGNTSKRQQSQDEPETLALTKKKPAGEGKKKKGVSMADDVQAGVRLVD from the exons ATGCATGCAAGATTCGCGGATCCCGAGCCTGCGTCCCCGGACAGTCCGGACAGGATTGATACGGAATCGCTGGAGACGAGGATCGAGGCTTTCAAGCAGAATCCCCAGAATATGGCAGCTCTGCGGGAAGTGCTCGACGACGTGGTCCAGCGGGCCGAGTCGGAGGCCAACAGGCGAGCCGTTGAGAGCCAGAAATCGCAACAG GGCAAGGAGAAGCGCCAGA ATTTTAAGAACGGCAAGGTGGTGAACCGAGCCCGCGGCTTTGTGGTGCGCATCTTCGATGCCATCTGCAACTGTGCCAACAACAATGCTGCGGCGGCCACGACGCGTTTCAAGCTGCGGAGCAacagtggcggcggcggcggcggaggaggagctggCGGCAACACTAGCAAGCGTCAGCAATCCCAGGACGAGCCGGAGACCCTGGCCCTGACCAAGAAGAAGCCGGCCGGAGAGGGCAAGAAGAAGAAGGGCGTCAGCATGGCCGACGACGTGCAGGCCGGCGTGCGACTTGTGGACTAA
- the lush gene encoding general odorant-binding protein lush, whose translation MNQWIIAIILQALGLLLREDPVSAMTMDQFVTSLDTLRAGCAPKFKIEASTLDRLRMGDFSQEASQDVMCYAKCITLMVGTVNKKGDFNAAKALAQLPHLVPAELLDVSTRAINACKDVYKNYKDSCEKVYQTAKCVGANGEGKLMFP comes from the exons ATGAATCAGTGGATTATCGCCATTATCCTGCAGGCTCTGGGTCTGCTCCTACGAGAAGATCCTGTTTCCGCGATGACCATGGACCAGTTCGTCACTTCACTGGACACACTGCGCGCAGGTTGTGcgccaaaatttaaaatcgaagCCAGCACCCTGGATAGACTGCGAATGGGGGATTTTAGCCAGGAGGCTTCTCAGGATGTGATG TGTTACGCCAAGTGCATTACTCTGATGGTGGGGACGGTGAACAAGAAGGGGGATTTCAATGCCGCCAAGGCCCTCGCCCAGCTGCCGCATCTGGTGCCGGCCGAGCTGCTCGATGTGTCTACGCGGGCCATCAATGCTTGCAAGGATGTGT ACAAAAACTACAAGGACTCGTGCGAGAAAGTCTACCAAACCGCCAAGTGCGTGGGGGCGAACGGCGAGGGAAAACTAATGTTTCCCTAG
- the LOC108132646 gene encoding trypsin-1, with translation MKCFWGALLLVLGLYFQEGFGKTLTSDYIDLLDLSDNDEFQWGESENLHYGLDNHTEENNVVSFLSRHRLNKRQAPTSQLLENKDYGPCSTPLGESGRCRHIIYCRIPELKNDVWRLVSQLCIIEKSSIGICCTDQATSNRFSPQIVTNPEKDEPRIVNRPEQRGCGITTRQFPRLTGGRPAEPDEWPWMAALLREGLSFVWCGGVLITDRHVLTAAHCIHGVKKEEVFVRLGEYNTHLLNETRARDFRLANMVSHVDFNPQNYDNDIAIVRIDRPTIFNTYIWPVCMPPVNEDWSGRNAIVTGWGTQKFGGPHSNILMEVTLPVWKQSECRATLVEHVPDTAMCAGLPEGGLDSCQGDSGGPLLVQLPNQRWVTIGIVSWGIGCGERGRPGIYTRVDRYLDWILANADA, from the exons ATGAAGTGTTTTTGGGGAGCTCTCTTGCTGGTCTTGGGATTATATTTTCAAGAGGGATTTGGAAAAACCCTAACCAGCGATTATATAG ATCTTCTCGACTTGAGCGACAACGATGAGTTCCAATGGGGCGAATCGGAGAACTTGCATTATGGTCTAGATAATCACACTGAGGAAAATAATGTTGTGAGTTTCCTGTCCCGACATCGTCTCAATAAGCGACAGGCTCCCACCTCCCAGTTACTG GAGAACAAGGACTATGGACCTTGCAGCACTCCCTTGGGGGAGTCAGGACGTTGTCGTCACATCATTTATTGCCGCATTCCGGAGTTGAAGAACGATGTCTGGCGGTTGGTGTCCCAACTGTGCATCATTGAGAAAAG CTCCATCGGCATTTGTTGCACGGATCAAGCGACTAGTAACCGGTTCAGTCCCCAGATAGTGACTAATCCGGAGAAAGATGAGCCCAGAATTGTAAATAGGCCGGAACAACGTGGCTGTGGAATCACCACCAGGCAGTTCCCGCGGCTCACGGGAGGACGGCCAGCTGAGCCGGACGAGTGGCCATGGATGGCGGCCCTCCTTCGGGAGGGACTGTCCTTTGTTTGGTGCGGTGGGGTTCTGATCACCGATCGCCATGTCCTGACAGCAGCCCACTGCATACACGGCGTGAAGAAGGAGGAGGTTTTTGTGCGATTGGGGGAGTACAACACCCACCTGCTAAACGAGACGAGGGCCAGGGATTTCCGGCTTGCCAACATGGTCAGCCACGTCGACTTCAATCCCCAGAACTACGACAACGACATAGCCATTGTGCGGATCGACAGGCCCACCATATTCAACACCTACATTTGGCCGGTTTGCATGCCGCCAGTGAACGAGGATTGGTCCGGAAGAAATGCCATTGTTACGGGTTGGGGCACCCAAAAGTTTGGAGGACCGCATTCCAACATTCTTATGGAG GTCACCCTGCCGGTGTGGAAGCAGTCCGAGTGTCGAGCCACCCTGGTGGAGCACGTCCCGGACACAGCCATGTGTGCTGGTCTACCCGAAGGAGGCCTGGATTCCTGCCAGGGCGACAGCGGTGGTCCCTTGCTGGTCCAGCTGCCGAACCAGCGCTGGGTCACCATCGGCATCGTGTCCTGGGGCATCGGTTGCGGCGAGCGTGGTCGCCCGGGGATCTACACACGCGTCGATCGCTACCTGGACTGGATTCTGGCCAACGCGGATGCATAG
- the Lon gene encoding lon protease homolog, mitochondrial isoform X1 has protein sequence MLTRAIRVRPVIRGIASTAVWARNRPVQSSMMHFYRDRATRLHQFHGASMMVQRFYSRKSDDPDANPAPENGPEVIMERDSHLPATVAVPDVWPHVPLLAMRKNPLFPRFMKIIEVSNPILMDLLRRKVKLNQPYVGVFLKKSDGEEELVHNLDDVYHFGTFAQIQELQDLGDKLRMVLVAHRRIRITGQVVEDVTPPKPVKMTTLHYPLFNLKLHIPAEDQTAEQERTQARTRPDTGRKPRTRAPRRQPPKPQDLEAMEKLAQKLTLEPPLKSGRIVPTSAPQPPSQAKKQEATAEAGAGADESAAPAPQPVLVVEVENVKLPVYKQTEEVKALTQEIIKTLRDIITMNPLYRESLQQMLHQNQRVVDNPIYLCDLGASLSAGEPAELQRILEETDIPERLQLSLTLLKKELELSRLQQKIGREVEEKVKQQHRKYILQEQLKVIKKELGIEKEDKDAIGEKYREKLKDKTVPESIMTVIDEELNKLSFLESHSSEFNVTRNYLDWLTSLPWGVLSTENLCLEKATEILNHDHYGMEDIKKRILEFIAVSSLRGSTQGKILCFHGPPGVGKTSIAKSIARALNREYFRFSVGGMTDVAEIKGHRRTYVGAMPGKLIQCLKKTKIENPLVLIDEVDKIGKGYQGDPSSALLELLDPEQNSNFLDHYLDVPVDLSRVLFICTANVIDTIPEPLRDRMELIEMSGYVAEEKIAIARQYLIPLAMNDCGLTDEQIKITEDALNMLIRSYCRESGVRNLQKQIEKVIRKVAFRLVKKEGEHFPVNSDNLTTFLGKQIFSSDRMYDTTPVGVVMGLAWTAMGGSSLYIETSRRHIRHLDKPDAPAAGGTLHITGNLGDVMKESAQIAMTVARNFLHSHDPKNQFLEQEHIHLHVPEGATPKDGPSAGITIITALVSLATGKPVRQDVAMTGEVSLKGKVLTVGGIKEKTIAARRSGVNCLILPVDNKKDFEELPPYITEGLEVHFAATYDDVYKIAFADTSEATSTKQTDAVEQEPLRKVSSAAAAKSATRL, from the exons ATGTTGACTCGCGCCATCCGAGTGCGCCCCGTTATTCGGGGCATTGCGTCGACGGCTGTTTGGGCCCGCAATCGTCCAGTCCAGAGTTCTATGATGCACTTCTACCGGGATCGTGCCACACGCCTTCACCAGTTTCATGGGGCTAGTATGATGGTGCAGCGCTTTTACAGTCGCAAGAGCGACGATCCTGACGCGAACCCAGCGCCTGAGAACGGTCCCGAAGTAATCATGGAGCGAGATTCTCATCTGCCGGCTACAGTGGCTGTGCCGGATGTCTGGCCGCATGTTCCTCTGCTGGCCATGCGCAAGAATCCGCTCTTTCCGCGTTTCATGAAGATTATTGAGGTGTCCAATCCCATCCTCATGGATCTGTTGCGTCGCAAAGTCAAGCTAAATCAACCTTACGTGGGCGTGTTTCTCAAAAAGTCGGATGGCGAGGAGGAGCTTGTCCACAATCTGGATGATGTCTACCACTTTGGCACCTTTGCCCAAATTCAAGAGCTTCAGGATCTTGGCGACAAGCTGCGCATGGTGCTTGTGGCCCACCGGCGCATTCGTATCACCGGCCAGGTGGTCGAGGATGTGACCCCTCCCAAGCCGG TGAAAATGACAACTTTGCATTATCcactatttaatttaaaattacacATCCCAGCTGAAGATCAAACCGCGGAACAGGAGCGTACACAGGCAAGAACAAGGCCCGATACTGGGAGAAAGCCTCGAACTCGAGCTCCGCGGCGACAACCGCCAAAGCCACAGGATCTGGAGGCCATGGAGAAACTAGCCCAGAAGCTGACACTGGAACCGCCATTGAAATCTGGTAGAATTGTTCCAACCTCTGCGCCCCAACCTCCCAGCCAGGCTAAAAAGCAAGAAGCTACCGCTGAGGCGGGAGCTGGAGCAGATGAATCAGCAGCGCCTGCTCCGCAACCTGTTCTCGTTGTTGAAGTGGAGAATGTCAAGCTGCCAGTGTACAAGCAAACTGAAGAGGTCAAGGCCTTGACGCAGGAAATCATCAAAACTCTTCGAGACATCATCACCATGAATCCCTTGTACAG AGAGAGTCTCCAGCAGATGCTACACCAGAACCAAAGGGTTGTCGACAATCCCATTTACTTGTGCGACTTGGGAGCTTCATTGTCTGCTGGTGAGCCGGCGGAACTGCAAAGGATTTTAGAGGAGACGGAT ATCCCAGAACGTCTTCAGCTATCCCTGACCTTGCTTAAAAAGGAACTTGAACTTTCGAGATTACAGCAGAAAATCGGACGCGAAGTGGAGGAGAAGGTCAAACAACAGCATCGTAAATACATACTTCAGGAACAGCTGAAGGTTATCAAAAAAGAACTGGGCATCGAAAAGGAGGACAAAGACGCAATTGGCGAGAAATATCGCGAAAAACTTAAAGACAAAACTGTTCCCGAAAGCATAATGACGGTCATAGATGAAGAGCTGAATAAGCTAAGCTTCCTTGAAAGTCATAGTTCAGAATTTAA TGTAACCCGAAACTACCTGGACTGGCTTACCTCGCTTCCATGGGGCGTCCTCAGCACAGAGAACTTGTGCCTAGAGAAAGCCACCGAGATCCTAAATCACGATCATTATGGCATGGAGGACATCAAGAAGCGCATCTTGGAGTTCATAGCTGTCAGCTCTCTCAGAGGTTCTACGCAGGGAAAAATTCTGTGTTTCCACGGGCCCCCTGGCGTGGGCAAAACGAGCATAGCCAAGTCCATCGCAAGAGCTTTGAATCGTGAATACTTCCGCTTCAGTGTGGGCGGAATGACGGACGTGGCGGAGATCAAAGGACACCGTCGCACCTATGTGGGTGCTATGCCAGGCAAGCTAATTCAGTGCCTGAAAAAGACGAAGATCGAAAATCCGCTGGTGTTGATCGACGAGGTAGACAAAATTGGAAA ggGCTATCAAGGAGACCCTAGCTCTGCCCTGTTGGAACTGCTCGATCCGGAGCAGAATTCCAACTTCTTGGATCACTATCTGGACGTCCCAGTAGACCTGTCGCGAGTGCTCTTCATCTGCACAGCCAACGTGATCGACACAATTCCCGAGCCCCTTAGGGATCGTATGGAGCTGATCGAAATGTCTGGGTATGTGGCCGAGGAGAAGATCGCCATTGCCCGACAGTATTTGATACCGCTAGCCATGAACGACTGCGGACTGACGGACGAGCAAATCAAAATCACCGAAGATGCCCTTAACATGCTGATCCGCAGCTATTGCCGGGAATCCGGCGTCCGGAATCTGCAAAAGCAAATCGAGAAGGTCATTCGCAAGGTGGCCTTCCGCTTGGTTAAGAAGGAGGGCGAGCACTTCCCGGTGAACTCTGACAATCTCACCACATTCCTAGGCAAacagatctttagctccgatcGTATGTATGACACCACCCCGGTTGGCGTAGTCATGGGACTGGCCTGGACGGCCATGGGCGGCTCGTCGCTGTACATCGAGACCTCAAGACGCCACATCCGTCACTTGGATAAGCCAGACGCTCCCGCTGCCGGTGGAACTCTTCATATTACCGGAAATCTGGGGGATGTGATGAAGGAGTCGGCACAAATAGCTATGACGGTGGCACGAAACTTTTTGCACTCGCATGATCCTAAGAATCAGTTCCTAGAGCAAGA ACACATCCATCTGCATGTACCTGAAGGAGCCACACCCAAGGATGGTCCCAGTGCAGGCATTACTATCATAACAGCGCTGGTTTCCTTGGCGACGGGCAAGCCTGTACGACAGGACGTGGCCATGACAGGGGAGGTGTCCCTCAAGGGAAAAGTTCTAACCGTTGGCGGTATTAAGGAGAAGACTATAGCA GCTCGTCGCAGTGGAGTCAATTGCCTTATCCTGCCCGTGGATAACAAAAAAGACTTCGAAGAGCTGCCCCCTTACATAACAGAGGGTCTGGAAGTGCACTTCGCCGCCACCTACGATGATGTCTACAAGATAGCCTTTGCCGACACCAGCGAGGCAACTAGCACAAAACAAACGGACGCAGTGGAACAGGAGCCGCTACGGAAAGTTTCCAGTGCAGCCGCCGCCAAGTCGGCGACACGGCTATAG
- the Lon gene encoding lon protease homolog, mitochondrial isoform X2 — protein sequence MLTRAIRVRPVIRGIASTAVWARNRPVQSSMMHFYRDRATRLHQFHGASMMVQRFYSRKSDDPDANPAPENGPEVIMERDSHLPATVAVPDVWPHVPLLAMRKNPLFPRFMKIIEVSNPILMDLLRRKVKLNQPYVGVFLKKSDGEEELVHNLDDVYHFGTFAQIQELQDLGDKLRMVLVAHRRIRITGQVVEDVTPPKPAEDQTAEQERTQARTRPDTGRKPRTRAPRRQPPKPQDLEAMEKLAQKLTLEPPLKSGRIVPTSAPQPPSQAKKQEATAEAGAGADESAAPAPQPVLVVEVENVKLPVYKQTEEVKALTQEIIKTLRDIITMNPLYRESLQQMLHQNQRVVDNPIYLCDLGASLSAGEPAELQRILEETDIPERLQLSLTLLKKELELSRLQQKIGREVEEKVKQQHRKYILQEQLKVIKKELGIEKEDKDAIGEKYREKLKDKTVPESIMTVIDEELNKLSFLESHSSEFNVTRNYLDWLTSLPWGVLSTENLCLEKATEILNHDHYGMEDIKKRILEFIAVSSLRGSTQGKILCFHGPPGVGKTSIAKSIARALNREYFRFSVGGMTDVAEIKGHRRTYVGAMPGKLIQCLKKTKIENPLVLIDEVDKIGKGYQGDPSSALLELLDPEQNSNFLDHYLDVPVDLSRVLFICTANVIDTIPEPLRDRMELIEMSGYVAEEKIAIARQYLIPLAMNDCGLTDEQIKITEDALNMLIRSYCRESGVRNLQKQIEKVIRKVAFRLVKKEGEHFPVNSDNLTTFLGKQIFSSDRMYDTTPVGVVMGLAWTAMGGSSLYIETSRRHIRHLDKPDAPAAGGTLHITGNLGDVMKESAQIAMTVARNFLHSHDPKNQFLEQEHIHLHVPEGATPKDGPSAGITIITALVSLATGKPVRQDVAMTGEVSLKGKVLTVGGIKEKTIAARRSGVNCLILPVDNKKDFEELPPYITEGLEVHFAATYDDVYKIAFADTSEATSTKQTDAVEQEPLRKVSSAAAAKSATRL from the exons ATGTTGACTCGCGCCATCCGAGTGCGCCCCGTTATTCGGGGCATTGCGTCGACGGCTGTTTGGGCCCGCAATCGTCCAGTCCAGAGTTCTATGATGCACTTCTACCGGGATCGTGCCACACGCCTTCACCAGTTTCATGGGGCTAGTATGATGGTGCAGCGCTTTTACAGTCGCAAGAGCGACGATCCTGACGCGAACCCAGCGCCTGAGAACGGTCCCGAAGTAATCATGGAGCGAGATTCTCATCTGCCGGCTACAGTGGCTGTGCCGGATGTCTGGCCGCATGTTCCTCTGCTGGCCATGCGCAAGAATCCGCTCTTTCCGCGTTTCATGAAGATTATTGAGGTGTCCAATCCCATCCTCATGGATCTGTTGCGTCGCAAAGTCAAGCTAAATCAACCTTACGTGGGCGTGTTTCTCAAAAAGTCGGATGGCGAGGAGGAGCTTGTCCACAATCTGGATGATGTCTACCACTTTGGCACCTTTGCCCAAATTCAAGAGCTTCAGGATCTTGGCGACAAGCTGCGCATGGTGCTTGTGGCCCACCGGCGCATTCGTATCACCGGCCAGGTGGTCGAGGATGTGACCCCTCCCAAGCCGG CTGAAGATCAAACCGCGGAACAGGAGCGTACACAGGCAAGAACAAGGCCCGATACTGGGAGAAAGCCTCGAACTCGAGCTCCGCGGCGACAACCGCCAAAGCCACAGGATCTGGAGGCCATGGAGAAACTAGCCCAGAAGCTGACACTGGAACCGCCATTGAAATCTGGTAGAATTGTTCCAACCTCTGCGCCCCAACCTCCCAGCCAGGCTAAAAAGCAAGAAGCTACCGCTGAGGCGGGAGCTGGAGCAGATGAATCAGCAGCGCCTGCTCCGCAACCTGTTCTCGTTGTTGAAGTGGAGAATGTCAAGCTGCCAGTGTACAAGCAAACTGAAGAGGTCAAGGCCTTGACGCAGGAAATCATCAAAACTCTTCGAGACATCATCACCATGAATCCCTTGTACAG AGAGAGTCTCCAGCAGATGCTACACCAGAACCAAAGGGTTGTCGACAATCCCATTTACTTGTGCGACTTGGGAGCTTCATTGTCTGCTGGTGAGCCGGCGGAACTGCAAAGGATTTTAGAGGAGACGGAT ATCCCAGAACGTCTTCAGCTATCCCTGACCTTGCTTAAAAAGGAACTTGAACTTTCGAGATTACAGCAGAAAATCGGACGCGAAGTGGAGGAGAAGGTCAAACAACAGCATCGTAAATACATACTTCAGGAACAGCTGAAGGTTATCAAAAAAGAACTGGGCATCGAAAAGGAGGACAAAGACGCAATTGGCGAGAAATATCGCGAAAAACTTAAAGACAAAACTGTTCCCGAAAGCATAATGACGGTCATAGATGAAGAGCTGAATAAGCTAAGCTTCCTTGAAAGTCATAGTTCAGAATTTAA TGTAACCCGAAACTACCTGGACTGGCTTACCTCGCTTCCATGGGGCGTCCTCAGCACAGAGAACTTGTGCCTAGAGAAAGCCACCGAGATCCTAAATCACGATCATTATGGCATGGAGGACATCAAGAAGCGCATCTTGGAGTTCATAGCTGTCAGCTCTCTCAGAGGTTCTACGCAGGGAAAAATTCTGTGTTTCCACGGGCCCCCTGGCGTGGGCAAAACGAGCATAGCCAAGTCCATCGCAAGAGCTTTGAATCGTGAATACTTCCGCTTCAGTGTGGGCGGAATGACGGACGTGGCGGAGATCAAAGGACACCGTCGCACCTATGTGGGTGCTATGCCAGGCAAGCTAATTCAGTGCCTGAAAAAGACGAAGATCGAAAATCCGCTGGTGTTGATCGACGAGGTAGACAAAATTGGAAA ggGCTATCAAGGAGACCCTAGCTCTGCCCTGTTGGAACTGCTCGATCCGGAGCAGAATTCCAACTTCTTGGATCACTATCTGGACGTCCCAGTAGACCTGTCGCGAGTGCTCTTCATCTGCACAGCCAACGTGATCGACACAATTCCCGAGCCCCTTAGGGATCGTATGGAGCTGATCGAAATGTCTGGGTATGTGGCCGAGGAGAAGATCGCCATTGCCCGACAGTATTTGATACCGCTAGCCATGAACGACTGCGGACTGACGGACGAGCAAATCAAAATCACCGAAGATGCCCTTAACATGCTGATCCGCAGCTATTGCCGGGAATCCGGCGTCCGGAATCTGCAAAAGCAAATCGAGAAGGTCATTCGCAAGGTGGCCTTCCGCTTGGTTAAGAAGGAGGGCGAGCACTTCCCGGTGAACTCTGACAATCTCACCACATTCCTAGGCAAacagatctttagctccgatcGTATGTATGACACCACCCCGGTTGGCGTAGTCATGGGACTGGCCTGGACGGCCATGGGCGGCTCGTCGCTGTACATCGAGACCTCAAGACGCCACATCCGTCACTTGGATAAGCCAGACGCTCCCGCTGCCGGTGGAACTCTTCATATTACCGGAAATCTGGGGGATGTGATGAAGGAGTCGGCACAAATAGCTATGACGGTGGCACGAAACTTTTTGCACTCGCATGATCCTAAGAATCAGTTCCTAGAGCAAGA ACACATCCATCTGCATGTACCTGAAGGAGCCACACCCAAGGATGGTCCCAGTGCAGGCATTACTATCATAACAGCGCTGGTTTCCTTGGCGACGGGCAAGCCTGTACGACAGGACGTGGCCATGACAGGGGAGGTGTCCCTCAAGGGAAAAGTTCTAACCGTTGGCGGTATTAAGGAGAAGACTATAGCA GCTCGTCGCAGTGGAGTCAATTGCCTTATCCTGCCCGTGGATAACAAAAAAGACTTCGAAGAGCTGCCCCCTTACATAACAGAGGGTCTGGAAGTGCACTTCGCCGCCACCTACGATGATGTCTACAAGATAGCCTTTGCCGACACCAGCGAGGCAACTAGCACAAAACAAACGGACGCAGTGGAACAGGAGCCGCTACGGAAAGTTTCCAGTGCAGCCGCCGCCAAGTCGGCGACACGGCTATAG
- the PIG-F gene encoding uncharacterized protein PIG-F has product MVSRFDQQKTKHQLFHVSLSLATILLCMAYMQYRRNWAHLGSFWDSLVVPIVFIGELLKVVLARFYGRVEDGVLSAKQRQKKSTYFTPKEILGGITLQFLCTLLYAFICIILGAPVLGNYEQTFVLALLMTLLTVSPTVFLLGGGGALQVCFCEKPDFVTKCEDTALNLFKYNALGGILGAWAGSVVAPLDWGRDWQAYPIPNVIGALLGSALGNIYACTHVLYATAKVYMTKKRS; this is encoded by the coding sequence ATGGTTTCGCGATTTGACCAACAGAAGACCAAGCACCAGCTCTTCCACGTGTCCCTCAGCCTGGCCACAATCCTGCTATGCATGGCATATATGCAGTATCGCCGGAACTGGGCGCATCTTGGGAGCTTCTGGGATTCGCTGGTGGTTCCCATTGTTTTTATCGGGGAGCTGCTTAAAGTGGTCTTGGCCCGTTTCTACGGACGGGTGGAGGATGGAGTTCTCTCAGCGAAACAGCGCCAGAAAAAGTCGACCTACTTTACACCAAAAGAGATACTCGGAGGAATCACGCTGCAGTTCCTGTGCACGCTGCTGTATGCATTCATTTGCATCATCCTGGGAGCCCCAGTGCTGGGCAACTACGAGCAGACCTTCGTTCTGGCGCTGCTGATGACTCTGCTGACGGTGTCGCCGACGGTTTTCCTGCTGGGAGGAGGCGGAGCCCTTCAGGTGTGCTTCTGCGAGAAGCCCGACTTTGTGACCAAGTGCGAGGACACGGCGCTGAACCTGTTCAAGTACAACGCCCTGGGAGGAATATTGGGTGCCTGGGCAGGCAGTGTGGTGGCGCCCTTGGACTGGGGACGCGACTGGCAGGCCTATCCAATTCCGAACGTGATCGGTGCGCTCCTGGGCAGTGCCCTGGGAAATATTTACGCTTGCACGCATGTACTATACGCCACTGCCAAAGTTTATATGACCAAGAAGCGGTCCTAA